In Candidatus Goldiibacteriota bacterium, one DNA window encodes the following:
- a CDS encoding histidine triad nucleotide-binding protein, translating to MQDCIFCKIARKEIKSEVVYEDDTVLAFRDLNPQAPLHVLVVPKKHIATINDLEEKDEAIAGHMLYVAGKIAKQEKTADNGYRAVFNVNKDAGQTVFHLHLHVLGGRVFGWPPG from the coding sequence ATGCAGGACTGCATATTTTGTAAAATAGCAAGAAAAGAGATTAAATCAGAAGTAGTGTATGAAGATGACACTGTGCTTGCTTTTAGGGATTTAAATCCGCAGGCGCCGCTGCACGTGCTTGTAGTCCCCAAAAAACACATTGCCACCATTAATGACCTTGAAGAGAAAGATGAAGCGATTGCAGGGCATATGCTGTATGTGGCGGGAAAAATTGCAAAACAGGAAAAAACAGCGGACAATGGGTACAGGGCTGTTTTTAATGTGAATAAAGACGCGGGGCAGACTGTTTTTCATCTGCACCTTCACGTGCTTGGCGGAAGGGTTTTTGGCTGGCCGCCCGGATAG
- a CDS encoding TIGR00266 family protein, which yields MAHEIDYQIFGDDMQFVEVELDPKEAVISEAGAMMYMMEGMKMEAVFSEKEGGVVDKIFKVGKRMLTGESMFLVEYKNESSKKSRVAFAAPYPGKIIPVDLKVFGTLLCQKDSFLCAAKGADIDIAFTKKFGAGLFGGEGFILQKISGDGLVFIHAGGTVHEMELEKGEKLRVDTGCLVAFEENVEYNIEFNADLKTAFFGGEGLFFVNLTGPGKIFLQSLPFSRLADRIYKAMPQTGGSRGEGSILGGLGRILDGDNKF from the coding sequence ATGGCACACGAAATAGATTATCAGATTTTTGGCGATGATATGCAGTTTGTGGAAGTGGAACTTGACCCAAAGGAAGCGGTTATTTCAGAAGCCGGCGCCATGATGTATATGATGGAAGGCATGAAAATGGAAGCTGTTTTTTCGGAAAAAGAAGGCGGTGTTGTGGATAAAATATTCAAAGTCGGCAAACGCATGCTTACCGGAGAGTCCATGTTTCTGGTGGAATACAAAAATGAAAGCTCTAAAAAATCCCGCGTGGCATTTGCAGCGCCGTATCCCGGAAAGATAATTCCCGTGGATTTAAAAGTTTTCGGTACGCTGTTGTGCCAGAAGGATTCATTTTTATGCGCGGCAAAAGGGGCTGACATTGATATAGCGTTTACCAAAAAATTCGGCGCCGGGCTGTTTGGCGGCGAAGGTTTCATACTTCAGAAAATATCCGGAGACGGGCTTGTTTTTATACATGCCGGCGGTACTGTCCATGAAATGGAACTTGAAAAAGGCGAAAAGTTAAGGGTGGATACGGGATGCCTTGTCGCGTTTGAAGAAAATGTTGAATACAATATTGAATTCAACGCGGATTTAAAAACCGCGTTTTTTGGCGGCGAAGGCCTTTTTTTTGTAAATCTTACCGGGCCGGGCAAGATATTTCTGCAGTCGCTGCCTTTTTCAAGGCTGGCTGACAGGATATACAAGGCAATGCCGCAGACAGGCGGTTCACGTGGGGAAGGCTCTATTTTAGGCGGGCTTGGAAGAATTCTTGACGGGGATAATAAATTCTAA
- the rlmD gene encoding 23S rRNA (uracil(1939)-C(5))-methyltransferase RlmD: MIESIVKCPVFGKCGGCSHQDMKYEIQMETKKREVLDILNANHLPAPEDTPVYFKSGYGYRNRMDFCISPDGPALRRRGKFYSMVNFSECAISNPGLNSALAMVIEWFNKNKEKIDVFNTKSRKGTLRYSTTRSALYLKESSVTFILNSDSDKKEEHLELIKQFAAEYDVPNVLVGYCKFNSDQSVDENAVVIKGSAILAENLCGRKYYYHSQGFFQNNPAVTCDMMQYCAAEAGEEYDTLTDLFGGVGTFGVFMHDKAKEVLIIDNSVSGIECAVKNITENKTPNAAAYCCDAMNLDSFTPRYTGKRNLFVLDPPRAGLHKNTVKFINKVLPEKMIYVSCNPKQLAQDLVALKDTYEMKKLAIFDMFPQTRHIESIAVLGRK, translated from the coding sequence ATGATTGAAAGTATCGTAAAGTGCCCGGTGTTTGGTAAATGCGGCGGATGTTCGCACCAGGATATGAAATATGAAATTCAGATGGAAACCAAAAAAAGGGAAGTGCTGGATATCTTAAATGCCAATCACCTGCCCGCGCCTGAAGACACTCCTGTGTATTTTAAATCAGGTTATGGGTACAGAAACAGGATGGATTTTTGTATTTCGCCCGACGGGCCGGCTTTAAGGCGCCGCGGAAAATTCTATAGCATGGTAAATTTCAGCGAATGCGCCATATCAAACCCGGGGCTTAATTCGGCGCTGGCAATGGTTATAGAGTGGTTCAACAAGAATAAAGAAAAGATAGACGTGTTTAATACCAAATCAAGAAAAGGCACTTTAAGATACTCCACCACAAGAAGCGCCCTTTACCTAAAAGAATCATCTGTAACCTTTATATTAAACTCTGACAGCGATAAAAAAGAAGAACACCTGGAGCTTATAAAACAGTTTGCGGCCGAATATGACGTGCCCAATGTGCTTGTGGGGTACTGCAAATTTAACAGCGACCAGAGTGTTGATGAAAACGCCGTGGTTATTAAAGGCTCCGCTATCCTTGCCGAAAACCTGTGCGGCAGAAAGTATTATTACCACTCCCAGGGTTTTTTCCAGAATAATCCGGCTGTTACCTGCGACATGATGCAGTACTGCGCCGCGGAAGCCGGAGAAGAGTATGACACGCTTACGGATTTATTCGGAGGGGTGGGTACTTTTGGGGTTTTTATGCATGACAAAGCAAAGGAAGTATTGATTATAGATAACAGCGTAAGCGGCATAGAGTGCGCGGTAAAAAATATTACCGAAAATAAAACTCCTAATGCCGCGGCATATTGCTGTGACGCCATGAATCTTGACTCTTTTACGCCGCGTTATACCGGCAAAAGAAACCTTTTTGTGCTTGACCCGCCAAGGGCGGGGCTGCATAAGAATACGGTTAAATTTATAAACAAAGTGCTTCCGGAAAAGATGATATACGTATCCTGCAACCCAAAACAGCTGGCGCAGGACCTTGTGGCGTTAAAGGATACTTATGAAATGAAAAAACTTGCCATATTTGACATGTTCCCCCAGACAAGGCACATTGAAAGTATCGCGGTGCTGGGTAGAAAGTAA
- a CDS encoding DUF853 domain-containing protein, translated as MFQHDKIWVGKGDVPVYLLPKMANRHGLIAGATGTGKTITLKVMAESFSDMGVPVFLADIKGDLAGLAIKGTENPKVEERIKKLKIDGFEYASYPVKFWDLFGEAGHPVRTTISDMGAILLSRMLGLNDTQSGVLSIVFRIADDRGMLLLDLKDLRAMIQYVGDHAKEFTLEYGNISAQSAGAILRNLLTLEDQGGAHFFGEPALDIFDWIQTGANGRGYINILHSAKLYQTPALYSTFLLWMLSELFEILPEAGDLDKPKMVFFFDETHLLFDDAPKVLLDKIEQVVRLIRSKAVGVYFITQNPADLPQNVLGQLGNRVQHALRAFTPADQKAVKAAAQTFRANPKFDTQTAITELGTGEALISCLDADGKPGIVERAMVLPPQSMFGAIDNNARAKVIASSNIAGKYERQVDRKSAYEMLTAKIKQEQSAALAQQETLAKQKELEKQEKEAYKSAKRAPKKEKTFFEKAASSAVTSIGRELGRTLIRGVLGSLKR; from the coding sequence ATGTTTCAACATGACAAAATATGGGTTGGAAAAGGCGATGTTCCGGTTTACCTTCTTCCAAAAATGGCCAACAGGCACGGGCTTATAGCCGGCGCCACAGGCACAGGTAAAACAATAACCTTAAAAGTAATGGCGGAATCTTTCAGCGATATGGGAGTACCGGTATTTCTTGCTGATATCAAGGGCGACCTTGCAGGCCTTGCCATAAAAGGCACAGAAAACCCAAAAGTTGAAGAGAGAATAAAAAAACTTAAAATTGACGGTTTTGAATACGCGTCATATCCGGTAAAATTCTGGGACCTGTTCGGCGAAGCAGGCCATCCCGTGCGCACCACAATTTCTGACATGGGCGCAATTCTTCTTTCAAGAATGCTGGGTTTAAACGACACCCAGTCAGGCGTGTTAAGCATTGTTTTCCGCATAGCGGATGACAGGGGCATGCTTCTTTTAGACTTAAAAGACCTGCGCGCCATGATACAGTACGTGGGCGACCACGCTAAAGAATTCACACTTGAATACGGTAATATTTCCGCGCAAAGCGCCGGCGCGATTTTAAGAAACCTTTTAACCCTTGAAGACCAGGGCGGAGCGCACTTTTTCGGCGAGCCCGCGCTTGATATTTTTGACTGGATACAGACCGGAGCCAACGGCCGCGGTTACATTAATATACTTCACAGCGCAAAACTTTATCAGACTCCCGCCCTTTATTCCACTTTCCTTCTGTGGATGCTTTCCGAACTTTTTGAAATTCTTCCCGAAGCAGGCGACCTGGATAAACCTAAAATGGTTTTCTTTTTTGATGAAACGCACCTGCTTTTTGATGACGCGCCAAAAGTGCTGCTTGATAAAATAGAACAGGTGGTAAGGCTTATACGTTCCAAAGCTGTGGGTGTTTACTTTATCACCCAGAACCCGGCTGACCTGCCGCAAAATGTATTGGGCCAGCTTGGCAACCGCGTACAGCACGCCCTGCGCGCTTTTACCCCGGCGGACCAAAAAGCCGTGAAAGCCGCTGCGCAGACTTTCAGGGCCAACCCTAAATTTGACACCCAAACCGCCATAACAGAACTTGGCACCGGCGAAGCCCTTATATCGTGCCTTGACGCGGATGGAAAACCCGGAATTGTGGAGCGGGCTATGGTGCTTCCACCGCAGAGCATGTTTGGCGCCATAGATAATAACGCACGCGCAAAGGTGATTGCCTCTTCCAACATTGCCGGAAAATATGAACGTCAGGTGGACAGGAAATCCGCGTATGAAATGCTGACAGCAAAAATCAAACAGGAACAGTCCGCCGCGCTTGCACAACAGGAAACCCTGGCAAAACAGAAAGAACTTGAAAAGCAGGAAAAAGAAGCGTATAAATCCGCTAAACGCGCGCCAAAAAAAGAAAAAACCTTCTTTGAAAAAGCCGCAAGCTCCGCAGTGACATCAATAGGCCGCGAACTTGGAAGGACGTTAATAAGGGGAGTTTTAGGGTCTTTAAAGAGGTAA
- a CDS encoding prenyltransferase, which translates to MGLLNNWKTVLETGNMPKGAKMDFISKWLILTRAEVFSMTITSALVGAIIAAYDGKINWLYLVIVVLTLCLAHASNNLINDYFDYKQGVDTPDYPRTQYAPHPITSGLITEKQLIITVLIFSFIEFLAAVYLFINVGWQAMAFAAAGFLISVFYVAPPLKLKYRGLGEFAIFLIWGPLITVGTYFVMTGQMPVKAWLASIPYGLVVMNVLLGKHLDKFEADSKKGVKTLPVVLGWKNALTFTRINSAMFYVTVVILVFFKIIPPLTLICFFSAGRFKKFLDILATKKPETKPEGYIDLWPLWYVVWAFWFNKLAGGLFITGMLLGLIPFLRF; encoded by the coding sequence ATGGGACTGCTGAATAACTGGAAAACTGTGCTGGAAACCGGAAATATGCCAAAGGGTGCTAAAATGGATTTTATAAGCAAGTGGCTTATTCTGACACGGGCGGAAGTATTTTCAATGACCATAACATCGGCGCTTGTGGGCGCGATAATTGCGGCGTATGACGGCAAAATAAACTGGCTGTATCTTGTAATTGTGGTATTAACGTTGTGCCTGGCGCACGCTTCAAACAACCTGATTAATGATTATTTTGACTATAAACAGGGGGTTGATACACCCGATTACCCAAGGACGCAGTACGCGCCACATCCGATTACGTCGGGGTTAATCACTGAAAAGCAGCTTATTATTACGGTGTTGATTTTCAGTTTTATTGAATTTTTAGCCGCGGTATATCTGTTTATTAACGTGGGGTGGCAGGCAATGGCTTTTGCGGCCGCGGGTTTCCTTATCAGCGTTTTTTATGTGGCGCCTCCGCTTAAGCTAAAATACAGGGGGCTGGGAGAGTTTGCGATATTTTTAATATGGGGGCCGCTGATAACAGTTGGGACATATTTTGTAATGACCGGGCAGATGCCTGTTAAAGCGTGGCTGGCTTCAATTCCTTACGGCCTTGTGGTAATGAACGTGCTTTTAGGGAAACACCTTGATAAATTTGAAGCAGACTCCAAGAAAGGGGTTAAGACCCTTCCTGTGGTGCTGGGTTGGAAAAACGCGCTTACGTTTACAAGGATTAATTCCGCAATGTTTTATGTAACAGTTGTTATACTTGTATTTTTTAAAATAATACCTCCGTTGACGCTTATCTGTTTTTTTTCCGCGGGCAGGTTTAAAAAGTTTCTGGATATCCTTGCCACAAAAAAACCGGAAACAAAACCGGAAGGGTATATTGACCTTTGGCCGCTTTGGTATGTGGTGTGGGCATTCTGGTTTAATAAACTTGCAGGCGGGCTTTTTATAACGGGTATGCTTTTAGGGCTTATCCCGTTTTTAAGGTTTTAA
- the dinB gene encoding DNA polymerase IV, whose translation MSTQIRKIIHVDMDAFYASVEQRDNPSLKGRPVIVGGLPEERGVVCAASYEARKFGIHSAMAMVHAAKLCPQAVIIRPNFEKYRKASGQIHEIFHEYTDIVEPLSLDEAFLDVTVNKKNMAIATEIAKEIKDKIKINTGLSASAGVSFCKFLAKAASDYKKPGGLTVVPPSKAIKFIDKLPIGNFYGVGKVTEKKMMSLGIKNGRDLRGKTLEFLEENFGGSGEFFYHLCRAEDDRPVETNWERKSVGREITLREDTNNPEIIKNTLKECANDICGYAAENKILAKTVTLKLKYHDFRSITRSHTLESFTNNPKEILSVAVSLLDKTDIVKVKVRLLGISVSNFKEPFIVDYRSVDI comes from the coding sequence ATGAGCACTCAGATAAGAAAGATAATCCACGTGGACATGGACGCTTTTTACGCGTCAGTGGAGCAGAGAGATAACCCGTCATTAAAAGGCAGGCCCGTTATTGTGGGCGGACTTCCCGAAGAACGCGGTGTGGTCTGCGCGGCGTCTTATGAAGCCAGAAAATTCGGAATTCATTCCGCCATGGCAATGGTACACGCGGCAAAACTTTGCCCGCAGGCGGTAATAATAAGGCCTAACTTTGAAAAATACCGGAAAGCTTCCGGCCAGATACATGAAATTTTTCATGAATACACGGACATTGTGGAACCCCTGTCGCTGGATGAAGCCTTTCTTGATGTCACGGTTAATAAAAAAAACATGGCAATAGCCACAGAAATAGCAAAAGAAATAAAAGATAAAATAAAAATAAATACCGGCCTTTCGGCGTCCGCGGGTGTCTCTTTCTGCAAATTCCTTGCCAAAGCCGCGTCTGATTATAAAAAACCGGGAGGCCTTACAGTGGTGCCCCCGTCCAAAGCAATCAAATTTATAGATAAACTGCCCATAGGCAATTTTTACGGCGTGGGGAAAGTGACAGAAAAAAAGATGATGTCTTTGGGGATAAAAAACGGCAGGGATTTAAGGGGAAAAACACTTGAATTTCTTGAAGAAAACTTCGGCGGATCAGGTGAATTTTTTTACCACCTGTGCCGCGCCGAAGATGACAGGCCTGTGGAGACAAACTGGGAAAGAAAATCAGTGGGCCGTGAAATTACCCTTCGCGAAGACACCAACAACCCTGAAATTATAAAAAATACCCTGAAAGAATGCGCTAATGATATATGCGGTTACGCGGCGGAAAATAAGATACTTGCAAAAACAGTCACCCTTAAATTAAAATATCACGATTTCAGGTCTATTACACGGTCGCACACGCTGGAAAGTTTTACAAATAATCCCAAAGAAATACTGTCCGTGGCAGTATCGCTTCTGGATAAAACCGATATTGTAAAAGTAAAAGTACGGCTGCTGGGAATATCTGTTTCCAACTTTAAAGAACCATTTATTGTTGATTACAGAAGCGTTGATATTTAA